ACCACTCGGCTTGCCAGTTCCTTCGCAGGTGGCATCCGTTTCAGCTTCGCTTCTTCAAGCAGCCAGTACTCAATGTCGAACGCTTCCTGTTGCGGCAACGCGATGTACTCGTCCATCGCCTCAGCACCGCGCATCACCTCGACCGCACAATTATAGAATTCCGCCGTCACTCGCGATTCGCTCTTGTTCTTGCCCCAACCGATCATACCTATGCCGGGAATCAAGACGACCGTCGGGTTTGGGTCTCGCATGGCGGGCGAGTTGTCATGCTTACATCGCTCGTAGTAAGCTTCGTAGTCTTTTCGGTACTGGTCCAAACCTGCGGAAAGCTTCTCCCTCAAGGCATTCGTGTCACCCGTTTTTGGATCCCAATCAACGTAGAGCGGCTTGATCTTAGTACGCAGGAAGTGGTCTGGGCAACTGGTGCCTAGCTCTGCCAAGCGCGCTGCGTCCTGAGAGTTCACGAAACGCAGAATTTTCTCATCGGACTGGAGCGTCCCGATGAAACGTTTCTGCTGACTGACTTGCCCACGGAGCCAAGGCAGAATCTCAACCAGAACCTCATCACGGTCTTGCTCGCTTAGAGATTCATACTTTGTGCCGCCGAATGTTTGCTCACCTTTGTCATGTTTTTCAATGAATGAGGCGGCTTTATCAATTAGCGAGAGTGTCAATTCATAGCACTCGCGATCGTCGTCGGCCCAGTTGATCAGGCCGTGCTGACTCATCACAAGGCCCTTCAGATGCGGTTCCTTGGCGACCTTGTCTTGCATCATCAAACCCAGTTCAAAACCGGGCCGAAGCCAGGGAACCCAGCCGACCTCGTCACCAAAGATTTCTTGCGTCAGTTCCTCACTACGGCTACTCGCAGCAATAGAGATCACCGAATTCGGGTGCATGTGATCGACATGCTTGGCAGGAAGAAAGGAGTGCAGCGGAGTGTCGATCGAGCTTGCACGAGGGTTGAGGTTGAATGTGCAATGCGGAAAGTAGCCGACCATCGCATCCTCGGCCGGGGTTTTTGGTCCCTTGGAGGGCATCGCAGCGTAGGTGTCTTGCAAGCTCAGCAGTTTTGACTGATACAGTGACGCGAAGTTTTCCGCTTTGCTCGTTCTGAGATCGCCGCCCGAGCCCTTCACCCACAGGATTTCTACTTCCTCACCCGTGAGCGGATCGATTTCGGTAAGCTTCGAAGAGGTATTTCCGCCACCTGTATTCGTGATCCGCTGATCCGCTCCCAAGGCATTTGAGCGAAAGACGAGCCGATCAACACCCGTTTTCTCGGCTACCTCAGAGTCAGACCAATGATTGGTGACATGCTTGCTGTCGGACTGAGTCTCAGAAACTGCGGCTGAAGACATAATGATACGCTGCGGCTGGAATATGTTGCTAAATGTTGTTTTTGGTGTTCTTTCGCAACATCTTCCAACATACAATTGGTGATGTCAATGACATTCCTTTGTCGAAATGTGGAAATATGTTGGAAACAGCAAAACAGAGCGATCTGCCGCTCGCTTCGCAGCGGCGTCTGGAGATTCTCTCCCAGCTCCAAGAGGCAGGCGCGGTGCGTGTCGCCTCGTTGGCGACTCGCTTCGGCGTTGCCGATGAAACGATTCGGCGCGATCTCGACAAGCTCAGCGACCAAGGTCAGCTCGCCCGGACCCACGGCGGAGCGATAAGCATTCGCCACGACCGCGTTGATCTGCCGATGGCGATCCGCAAGAATCGTCGGGCCGCGGAAAAACAACAGATTGCCAATCAGGCGCTAGAGCTCATTAATCCTAATGATGTCATTGGCCTGGACGCATCGACCACCGTCTTAGAACTTGCGTGCTTGATTCCTGACATGCCGCTGACAGTAGTCACCAATAGCCTCGACGTGATTCGCTTGCTGGCGGATAGGCCGCAGATTGAAGTAATCTGCAGCGGCGGTGAATTCGACCCAAAATCGATGTGCCTGTTTGGGCCACTGGCTGAAGCGAATATTCAGCAGATCGCCTTGAGCAAGCTGTTCTTCTCCTGCAAGGGCATCGACTTCGAGCACGGTTACAGTGAAGCTTCGACGCACCATGCTTCGCTCAAGCGAGTGTTTCTGCAGCAGGCTGAGCAGTCGATTCTGCTGGCGGACTCGAGCAAGTTCGGTGTCCGCTCGATGGTTTCCTCGGGAAAGCTTGATCTCGTGGATCTCGTCATTACCGATGAATCGACGGGCAGCGACTATTTAGAGAGCTTACAGAAACGACATGTCCAAACCGAAGTCGCCTCGCCACGCTCGTCTGCTCAAACTGATCCCAAAATGACCGAGACCATGCAATGACAGCATTACAACCTATCGACAATCCCGATGCAATCATCATCGGCAGCGGAATCATGTCGGCAAACCTTGCCGCGTTGCTGAAGACGATCAAACCCTCAATGAGAATCCAGGTCTATGAGGTAACCGCTGACCTTGCCCAAGAAGCATCGAACGGTTGGAACAATGCTGGCACCGGGCACGCGGGGATCTGCGAGCTGAGCTATACGCCCTTCGTCGGCAAAGATGGGGAAGTGGATATTACCAAGGCGATTGAAGTCTTCCAGCAGTTCGAGCAGTCGAAACAGTTTTGGGGATACGCGGTCGCCAACGGGATGATTGAGAATCCAAGGGAGTGTATTAATCCGGTTCCACACATCAGCTTCGTTTATGGTCAGAAGCAAGTCGACTTTCTCACCTCGCGGTACGAGGGACTTCGAAAGCATCACTTCTTCCGCGAGATGGAGTTTACAACCGACCCGGAGGTCATTCGTGGGTGGGCTCCGCTGTTGATCGAAGGCCGTGAGGAGATGCCGGTTGCCGCGACGAAGATGGATAGCGGCACCGATGTCAACTTCGGAGCGATTGCTCGTAATCTGTTAGAGTGGCTCAACCGCCAAGAAGGCTGCAATGTCGCAACGAAGCATCGCGTGACCGATCTTGAGCCCACGACCGACGAGGGTTGGGCGGTACAGGTTAAGGATCTTGAGCAGAATCGCACCTTTTCCAACAAAGCGAAGTTCGTTTTCATTGGAGCGGGAGGCGGTAGCCTGCACTTGCTACAAAAATCGGGAATTGAGGAGGGGAAAGGTTTCGGTGGCTTCCCGGTCGGCGGGCAATGGATCGTCTGCGATAAGCCAGATATTGTTGAGCAACATCAAGCAAAGGTTTACGGTC
Above is a genomic segment from Lacipirellulaceae bacterium containing:
- a CDS encoding bifunctional rhamnulose-1-phosphate aldolase/short-chain dehydrogenase, whose protein sequence is MSSAAVSETQSDSKHVTNHWSDSEVAEKTGVDRLVFRSNALGADQRITNTGGGNTSSKLTEIDPLTGEEVEILWVKGSGGDLRTSKAENFASLYQSKLLSLQDTYAAMPSKGPKTPAEDAMVGYFPHCTFNLNPRASSIDTPLHSFLPAKHVDHMHPNSVISIAASSRSEELTQEIFGDEVGWVPWLRPGFELGLMMQDKVAKEPHLKGLVMSQHGLINWADDDRECYELTLSLIDKAASFIEKHDKGEQTFGGTKYESLSEQDRDEVLVEILPWLRGQVSQQKRFIGTLQSDEKILRFVNSQDAARLAELGTSCPDHFLRTKIKPLYVDWDPKTGDTNALREKLSAGLDQYRKDYEAYYERCKHDNSPAMRDPNPTVVLIPGIGMIGWGKNKSESRVTAEFYNCAVEVMRGAEAMDEYIALPQQEAFDIEYWLLEEAKLKRMPPAKELASRVVFIAGAGSGIGKEIAHRVAQEGAHVVCADLNPEQAEATAAELTEIYGQGIGVAGTGISGCGPAIGLGVDITDPNSIQAALRQALLAYGGLDHLVVTAGVFLPPSRDGKLSDDAWKLTFDVNVRGSYNLVEGARSLFEEQGLHGSVVLTTSVNGAVSKKGSVAYDTSKAAANHLVRELAIEMSPLVRVNAIAPATVIKGSTMFPRDRVIASLTKYDIAFAESDSDDELRDKLAQFYAERTLTKQPITPEDQAEAAYFLLSSQSSRTTGQIINVDGGLHEAFLR
- a CDS encoding DeoR/GlpR family DNA-binding transcription regulator; amino-acid sequence: MLETAKQSDLPLASQRRLEILSQLQEAGAVRVASLATRFGVADETIRRDLDKLSDQGQLARTHGGAISIRHDRVDLPMAIRKNRRAAEKQQIANQALELINPNDVIGLDASTTVLELACLIPDMPLTVVTNSLDVIRLLADRPQIEVICSGGEFDPKSMCLFGPLAEANIQQIALSKLFFSCKGIDFEHGYSEASTHHASLKRVFLQQAEQSILLADSSKFGVRSMVSSGKLDLVDLVITDESTGSDYLESLQKRHVQTEVASPRSSAQTDPKMTETMQ
- the mqo gene encoding malate dehydrogenase (quinone); translation: MTALQPIDNPDAIIIGSGIMSANLAALLKTIKPSMRIQVYEVTADLAQEASNGWNNAGTGHAGICELSYTPFVGKDGEVDITKAIEVFQQFEQSKQFWGYAVANGMIENPRECINPVPHISFVYGQKQVDFLTSRYEGLRKHHFFREMEFTTDPEVIRGWAPLLIEGREEMPVAATKMDSGTDVNFGAIARNLLEWLNRQEGCNVATKHRVTDLEPTTDEGWAVQVKDLEQNRTFSNKAKFVFIGAGGGSLHLLQKSGIEEGKGFGGFPVGGQWIVCDKPDIVEQHQAKVYGQAQDEAPTMAVPHLDTRIIDGKKALLFGPFASWTTKFLHRGGSWTDLPRSLKLSNLGTLIKVGLANMPLVKYLIQQGTQSMKSRIELLRTYYPNAERDDWKLVDAGIRVQAIKREDGLAGIVHYGTEVVTNREKSLAALLGASPGASVSVSIITEVIEKCLPELLEEESSRAAMKRAIPTYGEDLLPDEAADRYLELSSKATQSLQL